In Geminocystis sp. NIES-3709, a single genomic region encodes these proteins:
- a CDS encoding GAF domain-containing protein, which translates to MRKPLFCIWNNESIELRENQRNLAIQNLNLISERIIPIFDEATQTVANSLNIPVCCLGFLLGEEYQLKSVYGLSNLGLMNDLAKTRKIERQNTFATHVIDSHNYLVIENTLCDPFFSQNILTQHYGIVSYLGVPLTIFNGLCIGCLEVIDTTARKFTLQDINFLMITARWCVAEYERNELITPHNNFIKYCNNYQNFSSDILIDNVENFTSSPSLISSNNINDSEKYIRQLSFQLLNKLTQKLSIPLTSVIGMSSVLKQEIYGKLNSKQLEYLQIIHDSGQEMVTLVDEITKLANIKTEINLEFVPVDLENLGKQVIKSLETFAVSREHSLRLSIEPGEKIWKLDREKVKKTLYYLLITIIEGSRTGGEIQIHISQKMQTLKINCWVTHPWLGDGISFEKINAYECALKNYDSSLLQNNIDKKTSSQNSYEYDLICLLFSTYLAHLQGGNISLQGSPESGYRFIISMPISK; encoded by the coding sequence ATGAGAAAACCTTTATTTTGTATTTGGAATAATGAGTCAATTGAATTAAGGGAAAATCAAAGAAATTTAGCCATTCAGAATCTTAATCTCATCTCAGAAAGAATAATTCCTATTTTTGACGAAGCTACTCAAACTGTCGCCAACTCTTTGAATATTCCTGTTTGTTGTTTGGGTTTTTTATTAGGGGAAGAATATCAATTAAAATCAGTTTATGGCTTATCAAATCTCGGATTAATGAATGATTTAGCCAAAACTAGAAAAATTGAACGACAGAATACTTTTGCGACTCATGTCATTGATTCTCATAATTATTTGGTAATTGAAAATACATTATGTGATCCTTTTTTTTCTCAAAATATTCTCACTCAACATTATGGGATTGTTTCTTATTTAGGTGTACCTTTAACTATTTTTAATGGGTTGTGTATTGGCTGTTTAGAAGTTATAGATACAACTGCCCGAAAATTTACTCTTCAAGATATTAATTTTCTTATGATAACAGCCCGTTGGTGTGTAGCAGAATATGAAAGAAATGAACTAATTACTCCTCATAACAATTTCATTAAATATTGTAATAATTATCAAAATTTTAGTAGTGATATATTAATCGATAATGTTGAAAATTTTACTTCTTCCCCTTCTTTAATTTCTTCTAATAATATTAATGATTCAGAAAAATATATCAGACAATTAAGTTTTCAATTATTAAATAAACTTACTCAAAAATTATCTATTCCCCTGACTTCTGTGATTGGAATGTCTAGTGTATTAAAACAAGAAATTTATGGAAAACTTAACTCAAAACAATTAGAGTATTTACAAATTATCCATGATAGTGGACAAGAAATGGTTACTTTAGTAGATGAAATTACTAAATTAGCTAATATTAAAACAGAAATTAATCTCGAATTTGTTCCCGTAGATTTAGAAAATTTAGGCAAACAAGTAATTAAAAGTTTAGAAACCTTTGCCGTCAGTCGTGAGCATAGTTTAAGATTATCGATCGAACCGGGAGAAAAAATTTGGAAATTAGATCGAGAAAAAGTCAAAAAAACTTTATATTATCTTCTTATTACTATTATCGAAGGTTCAAGAACAGGAGGAGAAATACAAATCCATATTTCCCAAAAAATGCAAACTTTAAAAATTAATTGTTGGGTAACTCATCCTTGGTTGGGAGATGGTATTTCCTTTGAAAAAATCAACGCCTATGAATGTGCTTTAAAAAATTATGATAGTTCATTATTACAAAATAATATAGATAAGAAAACTAGCTCTCAAAATAGTTATGAATACGATTTAATTTGTCTATTATTTAGCACTTATTTAGCTCATCTTCAAGGAGGTAATATTTCTTTACAAGGTTCTCCAGAATCCGGTTATCGTTTTATTATTTCTATGCCTATATCTAAGTAA
- a CDS encoding cyclopropane-fatty-acyl-phospholipid synthase family protein yields the protein MGYFDTLIDKFGENPELEEAFGKHIHWGYWENPTKATGSLMDFAIAANNLSKLVIKTAEISDGVTILDAGCGFGGTISLLNESFSNLNLYGVNIDNAQVERAREVIKPQNNNNIQFINANACDLPDFKTLFDYSIALECIFAFPSREIFFQQVRKNLKSSGKLIIVDFIINPQIRKFWAWFEGQILSRLITDTYGSKATNQVEFIGIKDYETIANKTGFKLEKVIDINKNVQPTYPVINKLIIDNFNDLMTAKGLEIFSQLNLISYQILIFTTE from the coding sequence ATGGGTTATTTTGACACGCTGATCGACAAATTTGGTGAGAATCCAGAATTAGAAGAAGCCTTTGGAAAACATATTCATTGGGGTTATTGGGAAAATCCCACTAAGGCTACAGGTAGTTTAATGGATTTTGCGATCGCCGCCAATAATCTTTCTAAATTAGTTATTAAAACGGCGGAAATTAGTGATGGAGTTACTATTCTTGATGCCGGTTGTGGTTTTGGTGGAACAATTAGCCTACTTAATGAAAGTTTCAGTAACTTAAATTTGTATGGTGTTAATATTGACAATGCCCAAGTAGAAAGAGCAAGAGAAGTTATTAAACCACAGAATAATAATAACATTCAATTTATTAATGCTAATGCCTGTGATTTACCTGATTTTAAGACATTATTTGACTATTCGATCGCCCTTGAATGTATCTTTGCATTTCCCAGTCGAGAAATATTTTTTCAACAGGTAAGAAAAAACCTAAAATCATCGGGAAAATTAATTATAGTGGACTTTATTATTAATCCTCAAATTAGAAAGTTTTGGGCATGGTTTGAAGGTCAAATTTTGAGCCGTTTAATTACTGATACTTACGGTTCAAAAGCGACAAATCAAGTAGAATTTATTGGTATAAAAGATTATGAAACTATAGCCAATAAAACAGGTTTTAAACTAGAAAAAGTTATCGATATAAATAAAAATGTTCAGCCTACTTATCCTGTAATAAATAAGTTAATTATTGATAATTTTAATGATTTAATGACTGCAAAAGGGTTAGAAATATTTAGTCAGTTAAACTTAATTAGTTATCAAATTTTAATTTTTACCACAGAATAA
- a CDS encoding Mu transposase C-terminal domain-containing protein yields MTIENQISESQELISQLSPEEQAIADVIEDLVQPCDRKTYGAKLKKAAETLNKSVRTVQRYIKEWEEKGLLAIKKGNRSDQGTYRIEKRLQDFIVKTYREGNKGSKRISPKQVYLRTMAQAKEWSIDPPSHMTVYRILNPIIEEKENKKRVRNPGWRGTKLAVSTRSGNEINVEYSNHAWQCDHTRADILLVDQFGQLLGRPWLTTVVDTYSRCIMGINLGFDAPSSQVVSLALRHAMLLKSYSSDYGLHEEWGTYGKPEYFYTDGGKDFRSNHLQQIGLQLGFTCHLRSRPSEGGVVERPFKTLNTEVFSTLPGYTGGNVQERSEDAEKDASLTLRQLERIIVRYIVDNYNQRMDARMGEQTRFQRWDSGLLSIPDLLSERDLDICLMKQSRRRVQKGGYLQFENLMYQGEYLAGYEGETVILRYDPRDITAILVYRNEGNKEVFLTRAYGLDLETESMSWEDAKASAKKVRESGKNLSNRSILAEVKERHTFSDKKTKKERQRQEQEQVKPYIPSPVLKEVKEQTDKATDTDMSEEPIVEVFDYSQLQDDYGF; encoded by the coding sequence ATGACTATTGAAAATCAAATTTCTGAATCTCAGGAACTGATTTCTCAACTTTCTCCCGAAGAACAGGCGATCGCAGATGTTATTGAAGATTTAGTTCAGCCATGCGATCGAAAAACTTATGGAGCAAAATTGAAGAAAGCAGCCGAAACACTAAATAAATCCGTTAGAACAGTGCAACGATATATCAAAGAATGGGAGGAAAAAGGATTATTAGCAATAAAAAAAGGAAATAGATCAGATCAAGGCACTTATCGCATTGAAAAGCGTTTACAGGATTTTATTGTTAAAACTTATCGGGAGGGTAACAAAGGTAGTAAAAGAATAAGTCCGAAACAGGTATATTTGCGAACCATGGCTCAAGCCAAGGAATGGTCTATTGATCCACCTTCTCACATGACTGTTTATCGAATCTTAAATCCTATTATTGAGGAGAAAGAGAATAAAAAAAGAGTGAGAAATCCAGGATGGAGAGGTACCAAATTAGCTGTATCCACTAGATCGGGAAATGAAATTAATGTGGAGTATAGTAATCATGCCTGGCAATGTGACCATACTCGTGCTGATATTCTTTTGGTGGATCAATTTGGTCAGTTATTGGGCAGACCTTGGCTAACGACAGTTGTAGATACTTATTCTCGCTGTATTATGGGTATCAATCTTGGTTTTGATGCTCCTAGCTCCCAAGTAGTATCTCTGGCTCTACGTCATGCTATGTTACTGAAAAGTTATAGTTCTGACTATGGGTTACACGAGGAATGGGGCACTTACGGTAAACCAGAGTATTTTTACACTGACGGGGGTAAGGATTTTCGTTCTAATCATCTTCAACAAATTGGATTACAACTCGGTTTTACTTGTCATTTGCGAAGTCGCCCTAGTGAAGGGGGAGTAGTAGAGCGCCCTTTCAAAACTTTGAATACAGAGGTATTTTCTACTTTACCTGGATATACAGGAGGAAACGTACAGGAAAGATCTGAAGATGCTGAAAAGGATGCAAGTCTTACTCTCAGACAATTGGAACGAATTATTGTCCGCTATATCGTTGATAACTACAATCAGCGTATGGATGCTCGTATGGGTGAACAAACTCGTTTTCAGCGTTGGGATTCGGGACTACTTTCTATTCCTGATCTTCTCTCGGAAAGAGACTTAGATATATGCCTTATGAAACAGTCTCGCCGACGTGTGCAAAAAGGTGGTTATCTTCAGTTTGAAAACTTGATGTATCAAGGGGAATATCTGGCAGGTTATGAAGGAGAAACCGTTATTCTACGTTATGACCCCAGAGATATTACTGCTATTCTGGTTTACCGTAATGAGGGTAATAAGGAAGTCTTTTTAACTCGTGCCTATGGGCTAGATTTGGAAACTGAATCAATGTCTTGGGAAGATGCTAAGGCAAGTGCCAAAAAGGTAAGAGAGTCAGGAAAAAATCTCAGCAATAGATCGATCTTGGCGGAGGTGAAAGAAAGACATACTTTCTCTGACAAAAAAACCAAAAAAGAACGTCAACGGCAAGAACAAGAACAGGTAAAGCCTTATATTCCTTCCCCTGTACTCAAGGAAGTCAAAGAACAAACTGACAAGGCTACCGATACTGATATGTCAGAAGAACCAATAGTAGAAGTATTTGATTATTCACAGTTACAAGATGATTATGGATTTTAG
- the ilvB gene encoding biosynthetic-type acetolactate synthase large subunit — protein MVASNIPSFKLSTDVVPIKCSGAFALIDSLCRHGVKHIFGYPGGAILPIYDEVYRAEARGDIQHILVRHEQGAAHAADGYARATGKVGVCFGTSGPGATNLVTGIATAHMDSIPMVIITGQVSRAAIGSDAFQETDIFGITLPIVKHSYVARNAQDIPRIIAEAFHLASTGRPGPILVDIPKDVGLEECEYIPVYPGEVKLSGYRPTVKGNPRQINGAVELISEAKQPLLYVGGGAILSKAHAQIQELAERFQLPVTTTLMGLGAFDEHHTLSVGMLGMHGTAYANFAVSECDLLIAVGARFDDRVTGKLDEFASRAKVIHIDIDPAEVGKNRRPEVPIVGDVRQVLEQILQRARELDLPAHDTLTKDWLARIDRWKQDYPLIVPHPEDALSPQEVIVEIGRQAPHAYYTTDVGQHQMWAAQFLKTGPNRWISSAGLGTMGFGLPAAMGAKVAVGEEEVICISGDASFQMNLQELATLAQYNIKAKTVIINNRWQGMVRQWQETFYGERYSCSNMEAGMPNFEMLAEAFGVKGMTISSRDELSGAIAEMLAHDGPVLLNVHVKRDENCYPMIAPGKNNAQMLGLPKKAPESLTKEIVICSNCGTRNPVDNSFCPECGTKL, from the coding sequence ATGGTAGCTTCTAATATCCCTTCTTTTAAATTATCCACTGATGTAGTTCCCATCAAGTGTTCTGGTGCTTTTGCGTTGATTGATAGTCTCTGTCGTCACGGTGTTAAACATATTTTTGGTTATCCCGGCGGTGCAATTTTACCCATCTACGATGAAGTCTATCGTGCTGAGGCTAGAGGAGACATCCAACATATTCTCGTGAGACATGAACAAGGTGCTGCTCATGCGGCGGACGGTTATGCTCGTGCTACGGGCAAGGTAGGAGTTTGTTTCGGTACTTCTGGTCCGGGCGCGACCAATTTAGTTACTGGAATAGCTACAGCACATATGGATTCTATTCCTATGGTAATTATTACAGGACAAGTGTCTCGTGCGGCGATCGGATCTGATGCTTTTCAGGAAACAGACATTTTTGGTATCACTTTGCCCATTGTTAAACATTCCTATGTCGCTCGTAACGCTCAAGATATTCCTCGTATTATTGCTGAGGCTTTTCATTTGGCTAGTACAGGCAGACCTGGTCCTATTTTAGTGGATATTCCAAAAGATGTAGGATTAGAAGAATGTGAGTATATCCCTGTCTATCCGGGAGAGGTAAAATTATCAGGTTATCGCCCTACAGTTAAAGGTAATCCTCGTCAAATTAATGGGGCAGTAGAATTGATCTCCGAAGCAAAACAACCTTTACTATATGTCGGTGGTGGAGCAATTTTATCAAAAGCTCATGCTCAAATTCAAGAGTTAGCTGAACGTTTTCAATTACCTGTTACCACTACTTTAATGGGTTTAGGTGCATTTGATGAACACCATACTCTTTCAGTCGGAATGTTAGGAATGCACGGTACAGCCTATGCTAATTTTGCCGTTAGCGAATGTGATTTATTAATTGCTGTAGGAGCAAGGTTTGACGATCGAGTTACAGGGAAATTAGATGAATTTGCTTCTCGTGCAAAAGTAATTCATATTGATATTGATCCAGCAGAAGTAGGTAAAAATCGTCGCCCTGAAGTACCAATCGTAGGAGATGTGCGTCAAGTATTAGAACAAATTTTACAACGAGCACGAGAGTTAGATTTACCTGCTCATGATACTTTAACTAAAGATTGGTTAGCAAGGATCGATCGATGGAAACAAGACTATCCTTTAATCGTACCCCATCCCGAAGATGCCCTTTCACCCCAAGAAGTAATTGTCGAGATTGGTCGTCAAGCACCTCATGCTTACTACACTACTGATGTAGGACAACATCAAATGTGGGCAGCACAATTTTTGAAAACAGGGCCTAATCGTTGGATTTCCAGTGCAGGACTTGGTACCATGGGGTTCGGCTTACCTGCAGCCATGGGGGCAAAAGTAGCAGTAGGAGAAGAGGAAGTTATTTGTATCAGTGGGGATGCGAGTTTCCAAATGAATTTACAGGAATTGGCTACCCTTGCACAATATAACATTAAAGCAAAAACCGTTATTATTAACAATCGTTGGCAAGGAATGGTTCGTCAATGGCAGGAAACCTTTTACGGTGAGCGTTATTCTTGTTCTAATATGGAAGCAGGAATGCCAAACTTTGAAATGTTGGCGGAGGCTTTTGGGGTTAAAGGTATGACGATTAGTAGTCGAGATGAACTTTCAGGTGCGATCGCTGAAATGTTAGCCCATGATGGCCCTGTACTATTAAATGTTCATGTAAAACGAGACGAAAACTGCTATCCCATGATTGCACCGGGTAAAAATAATGCTCAAATGTTAGGATTACCTAAAAAAGCACCAGAAAGTTTAACTAAAGAAATCGTAATTTGTAGTAACTGCGGTACAAGAAATCCTGTCGATAATAGTTTTTGCCCTGAATGTGGTACGAAACTGTAA
- a CDS encoding ferrochelatase has product MVVTPERIIDNNSVVNSNDRVAVLLMGYGEVESYDDFANYNEQALNLLTAKFAPVPTWIYPPIAKLLAMFDLHEWSHQHGNFISPHNAIFERQRSNIEHHLQHTWGDRVRVFKAFNFCAPHLPNQVLEQIQAEGFDKVLIYPLLVVDSIFTSGIAVEQVNQALAKPTNSEEHWIKGMRYLPSFYNEPKYINLLAKMVEREISHRLSSAYLPSEIGIVLMNHGCPHEAKGFTSGIDESQKLYDLVRERLINRFPMISVGWLNHQTPLIKWTQPNAELAGRNLIELGAKALVFMPIGFATENHETLLDVEHIIESLQKKYPTVNYVQMECVNDNDEFCAMAAEWANPQIESLLNDEAMVINPSLATASHSRGHHHDHHHHHHHSQEHHHHH; this is encoded by the coding sequence GTGGTTGTAACTCCAGAAAGAATTATCGACAACAATTCCGTAGTAAACTCTAACGATCGAGTAGCGGTATTATTAATGGGATATGGTGAGGTGGAAAGTTATGATGATTTTGCCAATTATAACGAACAAGCCTTAAACCTTTTAACGGCAAAATTTGCACCCGTACCTACATGGATATATCCTCCCATTGCAAAACTATTGGCAATGTTTGACTTACATGAATGGAGTCATCAACATGGTAATTTTATCTCTCCCCATAACGCCATTTTTGAGCGTCAACGATCGAACATAGAGCATCACTTACAACATACATGGGGCGATCGAGTCAGGGTATTTAAAGCCTTTAACTTTTGTGCACCCCATTTGCCGAATCAAGTATTAGAGCAAATTCAAGCAGAAGGATTTGATAAAGTTTTGATCTATCCTTTATTAGTAGTTGACTCTATTTTTACTAGTGGTATTGCAGTAGAACAAGTAAACCAAGCCTTAGCTAAACCCACTAATTCAGAAGAACATTGGATAAAAGGAATGCGGTATCTACCCTCTTTTTATAATGAGCCAAAATACATCAATCTATTAGCGAAAATGGTAGAGAGGGAAATTAGTCACCGTTTAAGTTCGGCTTATTTACCCTCAGAAATTGGTATTGTTTTAATGAATCATGGATGTCCTCATGAAGCCAAAGGGTTTACATCAGGCATTGATGAGAGTCAAAAATTATATGATTTGGTGAGAGAAAGACTGATTAATCGCTTCCCCATGATTTCTGTTGGTTGGTTAAACCATCAAACACCTTTAATTAAATGGACTCAGCCCAATGCCGAATTAGCCGGTAGGAATCTGATCGAATTGGGAGCAAAAGCCTTAGTATTTATGCCTATTGGCTTTGCTACAGAAAATCATGAAACTTTACTAGATGTAGAGCATATTATCGAATCATTACAAAAAAAATATCCTACTGTTAATTATGTACAGATGGAATGTGTTAATGATAACGATGAGTTTTGTGCGATGGCGGCAGAGTGGGCAAATCCTCAGATTGAATCTTTACTCAACGATGAAGCAATGGTAATTAATCCAAGTCTTGCAACGGCTAGTCATAGTCGAGGACATCATCATGATCACCATCATCATCACCATCATAGCCAAGAACATCATCATCACCATTAA